From the Scylla paramamosain isolate STU-SP2022 chromosome 15, ASM3559412v1, whole genome shotgun sequence genome, one window contains:
- the LOC135107745 gene encoding piggyBac transposable element-derived protein 3-like: MYQWVILFPQIWTRHSSMEAGLKLIVTQSNLYATQQNVNKPLKLDKDELEQFLGTVFLMSLFKISNTRLYWSGVLEFDSVSKVFSRRRWEEIKSSLHFNDNTQAPDRTGPNADRLFKVRPVLDHLQSKFRSIPMQQMCCIDEMIVPLKGNSYLKQYIPSKPHKWGFKVFALCDTSGILNDLHVYDGPLKPVQGEPDLGPSSNIVLQLARTIPVNANHLLYHDNWFTSPKLMAHLATKQIYSLGTVRQNRLKGIGNVLPTDKEMLKKQRGSHVEVSTTYDGVELRAMKWVDNRCVTLLTSFSSAQPLGTCKRYDKKRKEIVEIPCPKIVKTYNEEMGGVDLLDSLIALYRIHIRSHKYYHKLVFHFLDVTIVNSWLLYRREASAIGVSKKSQLQLQAFKLKVAYSLLRQNKDPLKRPGVGRPRSSSLETEHEEKKKRGHATKPIPSVDITKDGIGHWPKIVETKERPRCKLPNCKGRPNTYLVPSKGCDVPLWHTIITNPITGLKEIQILTLL; the protein is encoded by the coding sequence ATGTACCAGTGGGTCATTCTGTTTCCTCAGATATGGACACGTCACAGTTCTATGGAGGCAGGTTTAAAGTTGATTGTGACACAAAGCAATTTGTATGCAACacaacaaaatgtaaacaagcCTCTGAAGCTGGATAAAGATGAGTTGGAACAATTTCTAGGGACTGTCTTTCTTATGTCCTTGTTCAAAATATCTAACACTAGGCTTTATTGGAGTGGGGTGCTGGAATTCGATTCCGTATCCAAAGTTTTCAGTAGAAGGCgatgggaagaaataaaaagctcTCTACATTTCAATGACAACACTCAGGCACCTGACAGGACTGGTCCCAATGCTGACAGGCTTTTCAAGGTTCGCCCAGTACTTGACCATTTGCAATCAAAATTTCGCAGCATCCCAATGCAACAAATGTGCTGCATTGATGAAATGATTGTTCCCTTGAAAGGAAATTCTTACCTAAAGCAGTACATCCCATCCAAACCACACAAATGGGGTTTCAAGGTATTTGCTTTGTGTGATACCTCTGGGATCTTGAATGACTTGCATGTTTATGATGGGCCCCTAAAGCCAGTCCAAGGTGAACCGGATCTGGGTCCATCATCCAATATAGTTCTGCAGTTGGCGCGCACAATCCCAGTAAATGCAAACCATTTGTTATACCATGACAATTGGTTCACATCTCCTAAACTAATGGCTCATTTAGCAACGAAGCAGATCTACTCTCTGGGTACTGTGAGACAAAACAGACTGAAAGGGATAGGAAATGTTCTGCCTACAgataaggaaatgttgaaaaagCAAAGGGGGTCTCATGTAGAGGTAAGCACAACTTACGATGGAGTAGAGTTACGTGCAATGAAATGGGTAGACAATCGTTGTGTGACTCTCCTCACAAGCTTTTCATCTGCTCAACCTTTGGGAACATGTAAGAGGtatgacaagaaaaggaaggagattgtTGAAATTCCTTGCCCCAAAATAGTCAAAACCTATaatgaggaaatgggaggggttGATCTTCTGGATTCGTTGATTGCCTTATATAGAATCCACATAAGGTCTCACAAGTACTACCATAAACTTGTTTTCCACTTTCTTGATGTCACAATAGTAAATTCATGGCTTCTCTACAGGAGGGAGGCTAGTGCAATAGGGGTGTCAAAAAAATCGCAACTTCAGTTGCAGGCATTCAAGTTGAAGGTGGCATATTCTCTCCTACGCCAAAACAAAGACCCCCTGAAAAGACCCGGTGTGGGAAGACCACGCTCCAGCAGTCTTGAGACAGagcacgaggaaaaaaaaaagagaggtcatGCAACAAAACCAATTCCAAGCGTTGACATCACAAAAGATGGAATTGGCCACTGGCCCAAGATTGTTGAGACGAAGGAAAGACCTCGTTGCAAGCTACCAAATTGTAAAGGAAGGCCAAACACatatttagtgccctctaaggggtgtgatgttcccttgtggcacacgataattacaaatcctatcactggattaaaagaaatacaaatattgacacttttatag